From the genome of Methylocystis bryophila, one region includes:
- the fabB gene encoding beta-ketoacyl-ACP synthase I produces MRRVVVTGMGIVSSIGDNVEQVKESLFHAKPGIVRAEKYAELGFRSQVHGMPKLDAMKVVDRRAARFHAAGTAWCHVAMDQAIADAGLSLEEISDPRIGIVMGSGGPSARVIAESADITREKGPKRVGPFAVPKTMASTASATLAVWFKIKGVNYSISSACATSNHCIGNAFELIQWGKQDMIFAGGCEELEWELSVLFDAMGAMSSSYNDTPETASRAYDKNRDGFVIAGGAGVLVLEEYERAKARGAKIYGEIVGYGATSDGHDMVAPSGEGAVRCMQQALQNVKIPIDYINPHATSTPVGDVKEIEAIREIFGNEDKCPPLSATKSLTGHSLGATGVQEAIYSLLMMKHGFICKSANIEELDPEFSDMPILRQRRDNVNLRAVLSNSFGFGGTNATLVFKHPDA; encoded by the coding sequence ATGAGACGCGTCGTCGTCACTGGAATGGGCATCGTGTCGTCGATCGGCGACAATGTCGAGCAAGTCAAAGAGTCGCTTTTTCACGCGAAGCCCGGCATTGTGCGCGCCGAAAAATACGCCGAGCTCGGCTTCCGCTCGCAAGTGCACGGCATGCCGAAGCTCGACGCCATGAAGGTCGTCGACCGGCGCGCCGCGCGCTTTCACGCGGCCGGCACCGCCTGGTGTCACGTGGCGATGGATCAGGCTATCGCCGACGCGGGGCTGAGCCTCGAGGAGATTTCCGATCCGCGCATCGGGATCGTGATGGGCTCGGGCGGCCCCTCGGCGCGCGTCATCGCGGAATCAGCCGACATCACGCGCGAGAAGGGGCCCAAGCGCGTCGGTCCCTTCGCCGTGCCGAAGACCATGGCCTCCACGGCCTCCGCCACGCTCGCGGTGTGGTTCAAGATCAAGGGCGTCAACTACTCGATCTCCTCGGCCTGCGCGACCTCCAATCATTGCATCGGCAACGCCTTTGAGCTGATCCAGTGGGGCAAGCAGGACATGATCTTCGCCGGCGGCTGCGAGGAGCTCGAATGGGAGCTTTCCGTGCTGTTCGACGCGATGGGCGCGATGTCCTCCTCCTATAACGACACGCCGGAGACCGCCTCGCGCGCTTATGACAAGAACCGCGACGGCTTCGTCATCGCCGGCGGCGCCGGCGTGCTCGTGCTCGAGGAATATGAGCGCGCCAAGGCGCGTGGCGCGAAGATTTATGGCGAGATCGTCGGCTATGGCGCGACCTCGGACGGCCACGACATGGTTGCGCCCTCTGGCGAAGGCGCTGTGCGCTGCATGCAGCAGGCGCTCCAGAATGTGAAGATTCCGATCGACTACATCAACCCGCACGCGACCTCGACGCCCGTCGGCGACGTGAAGGAGATCGAGGCGATCCGCGAGATCTTCGGCAATGAGGACAAATGCCCGCCGCTTTCGGCGACGAAGTCGCTCACTGGCCATTCGCTGGGCGCCACCGGCGTGCAGGAAGCCATCTATTCGCTGCTGATGATGAAGCACGGCTTTATCTGCAAGAGCGCGAACATCGAGGAGCTGGACCCCGAGTTCTCCGACATGCCGATCCTGCGCCAGCGGCGCGACAATGTGAATCTGCGCGCGGTGCTCTCCAATTCCTTCGGTTTTGGCGGCACCAATGCGACATTGGTGTTCAAGCACCCGGACGCGTAA
- the fabI gene encoding enoyl-ACP reductase FabI: MTEAKGLMQGKRGLIMGVANDHSIAYGIARVLARHGAELAFTYQGEMLLKRVRPLAQELGSELILPCDVEDLATVDAVFARLQKEWGGLDFLVHSIAYSDKNELKGLYADTSRENFIRTMVISCFSFTEAAKRAASLMQSGGSMLTVSFAGGTHVMPNYNVMGVAKGALDSSVRYLAADFGARGIRVNAISPGPVRTMAGAGIGGARAMGAFQKAHCPLKRMITLDEIGGSALYLLSELSGGVTGEIHLIDAGYNIMLQPRPEDLEAGGDWDALPPPKARA; this comes from the coding sequence ATGACCGAGGCCAAGGGATTGATGCAAGGCAAGCGGGGCCTGATCATGGGCGTCGCCAATGATCACTCGATCGCTTATGGGATCGCGCGCGTGCTCGCCCGGCACGGCGCCGAGCTCGCCTTCACCTATCAGGGCGAGATGCTGCTGAAGCGGGTCAGGCCGCTTGCCCAGGAGCTCGGCTCGGAGCTCATCCTTCCCTGCGATGTCGAGGACCTGGCCACGGTCGACGCCGTCTTCGCGCGCCTGCAAAAGGAGTGGGGCGGGCTGGATTTCCTCGTCCATTCGATCGCCTATTCCGACAAGAACGAGCTCAAGGGCCTCTATGCCGACACCTCGCGCGAGAATTTCATCCGCACGATGGTGATCTCCTGTTTCTCCTTCACCGAGGCGGCGAAACGCGCCGCGAGCCTGATGCAGAGCGGCGGCTCGATGCTGACGGTGAGCTTCGCCGGCGGCACGCATGTGATGCCCAACTACAATGTGATGGGCGTCGCGAAGGGGGCGCTTGATTCTTCGGTGCGCTATCTCGCGGCGGATTTCGGCGCGCGCGGCATTCGCGTCAATGCGATCTCGCCCGGTCCAGTCCGCACGATGGCCGGCGCCGGGATCGGCGGCGCGCGCGCGATGGGCGCTTTTCAGAAGGCGCATTGCCCGCTCAAGCGCATGATCACCTTGGACGAGATCGGCGGCTCCGCGCTCTATCTCCTCTCCGAGCTTTCCGGCGGCGTGACCGGCGAGATCCATCTCATCGACGCGGGCTACAACATCATGCTGCAGCCGCGCCCCGAGGATCTGGAGGCGGGCGGGGATTGGGACGCTCTTCCTCCGCCGAAAGCTAGGGCCTGA
- a CDS encoding FAD-dependent oxidoreductase, with the protein MNDAPAQELPDLTQGVAHADLLHAGKLVGRVGEAEVLLVLDGEKIFAVGAHCTHYHGPLVDGIAVGGEIRCPWHHAAFDLSTGEALRAPAFDRLPCWSVERQGDRIFVRSKREAGPYVQAPTGNIERIVIVGGGAAGFSALFELKRAGFTGVLTMIGAEKAPPLDRPNLSKDYLAGSAPEDWLPLRPASYYAENGVDLRLGATVSAIDPAKGAVKLEDGEELAYDRLLLAPGAEPVRLTIPGADLPHVSVLRSLDDCRAIIERAKTAKRAVVLGASFIGLEVAASLRAREIEVHVVAPEKVPMARVLGEEMGAFVRKLHEEHGVIFHLEDVATAIDAEKVTLKSGLSLPADLVVAGVGVRPRVALAEKCGLAVDRGVVVDAFLETSAPRIFAAGDIARWPDPHSGDKIRVEHWVVAERQGETAARNMLGARETFEAVPFFWSQHYDVPINYVGHAESWDAIKIDGDIAAKDCVLRYKRGGKTLAVASIYRDIDSLRAELEMERALGR; encoded by the coding sequence ATGAACGACGCGCCGGCCCAAGAGCTCCCTGATCTGACACAGGGCGTCGCCCATGCCGATCTCTTGCATGCCGGAAAGCTCGTCGGCCGCGTCGGCGAAGCAGAAGTGCTGCTCGTGCTCGACGGCGAGAAGATCTTCGCTGTCGGAGCGCATTGCACCCATTATCATGGGCCGCTCGTCGACGGGATCGCCGTGGGTGGCGAGATTCGCTGTCCCTGGCACCACGCCGCTTTCGACCTGTCGACGGGCGAGGCGCTGCGCGCGCCGGCTTTCGACAGGCTTCCCTGCTGGTCGGTCGAGCGACAAGGGGACAGGATCTTCGTGCGCTCAAAGCGCGAGGCCGGCCCCTATGTCCAGGCCCCGACGGGCAATATCGAGCGCATCGTCATCGTGGGCGGCGGCGCCGCCGGCTTCTCCGCCCTTTTCGAGCTGAAACGCGCGGGCTTCACCGGCGTCCTCACGATGATCGGCGCCGAGAAGGCGCCGCCGCTCGACCGCCCCAACCTCTCTAAAGACTATCTCGCGGGCAGCGCGCCGGAAGATTGGCTGCCCCTGCGGCCCGCAAGCTATTACGCGGAAAACGGCGTCGATCTGAGGCTCGGCGCCACGGTGAGCGCCATCGATCCCGCGAAGGGCGCCGTCAAGCTCGAAGATGGGGAAGAGCTTGCCTATGACCGCCTGTTGCTGGCGCCGGGCGCGGAGCCGGTTCGGCTGACGATTCCTGGAGCCGATCTCCCGCATGTGAGCGTGCTCCGTTCGCTCGACGATTGCCGCGCGATCATCGAGCGCGCCAAGACGGCCAAACGCGCCGTCGTGCTCGGCGCGAGCTTCATCGGCCTAGAGGTCGCCGCGTCACTGCGCGCGCGCGAGATCGAAGTGCACGTCGTCGCGCCGGAAAAAGTTCCGATGGCGCGCGTGCTGGGCGAAGAGATGGGCGCCTTCGTGCGTAAGCTGCACGAGGAGCACGGCGTCATCTTCCACCTCGAGGATGTCGCGACCGCGATCGACGCGGAGAAAGTCACGCTGAAAAGCGGGCTCTCGCTTCCCGCCGATCTCGTTGTCGCGGGCGTCGGCGTGCGTCCACGCGTCGCTTTGGCGGAAAAATGCGGGCTCGCGGTCGATCGCGGCGTCGTCGTCGACGCCTTTCTCGAAACCAGCGCGCCGCGAATTTTTGCGGCCGGCGACATCGCGCGCTGGCCGGATCCGCATAGCGGCGACAAGATACGCGTGGAACACTGGGTTGTCGCCGAACGTCAGGGCGAGACCGCCGCGCGCAATATGCTCGGCGCGCGTGAGACCTTCGAGGCGGTCCCGTTTTTCTGGAGCCAGCATTACGACGTGCCGATCAATTATGTCGGACACGCCGAAAGCTGGGACGCCATCAAGATCGACGGCGACATCGCCGCAAAGGACTGCGTTCTGCGCTACAAGCGCGGCGGGAAAACGCTCGCCGTCGCTTCGATCTATCGCGACATCGACAGCCTGCGGGCGGAGCTGGAGATGGAGCGGGCGTTGGGGCGGTGA
- a CDS encoding heparan-alpha-glucosaminide N-acetyltransferase, which produces MSRLLWLDAARGFAVVAMVAYHFVWDLGNFDYIDRYFPYSAQFKSFGHAIALSFLFIAGVSLVLAHERNPSFGPFWRRLARIAAAAALVSLGTYLVFPQSFVFFGILHCIAAASLLAAPFLFLPWPASLFAAVAVFLAPRFLAAPVFDAPWLSWIGLSTVEPLTNDWRPLFPWSGALLAGVAFAKAPGVLAALGRFEPTGAGSAFANASGWLGRHSLAIYLLHQPLLFGVFLGIAKLSTPSENPFPKDFLAACEMRCEADGGAIEFCEAACGCVEARARDLPGEPAERALRLRALAEDCAKP; this is translated from the coding sequence TTGAGCCGGCTCCTTTGGCTCGACGCGGCGCGCGGCTTCGCCGTCGTCGCGATGGTCGCCTATCACTTCGTCTGGGACCTCGGAAATTTCGATTATATCGATCGCTATTTTCCCTATTCGGCCCAGTTCAAGAGCTTCGGCCATGCGATCGCCCTTTCCTTTCTCTTCATCGCCGGGGTGAGCCTCGTCCTCGCACATGAGCGCAATCCGAGCTTTGGCCCGTTCTGGCGCCGCCTCGCGCGCATCGCCGCCGCCGCCGCGCTCGTGTCGCTTGGCACCTATCTCGTTTTTCCGCAGTCCTTCGTGTTCTTTGGCATATTGCACTGCATCGCGGCGGCGAGCCTGCTGGCGGCGCCCTTTCTCTTTCTGCCTTGGCCGGCGTCCTTGTTCGCCGCGGTCGCGGTCTTTCTCGCGCCGCGCTTCCTTGCGGCGCCTGTCTTCGACGCGCCCTGGCTGAGTTGGATCGGCCTCTCGACCGTCGAACCGTTGACCAATGACTGGCGGCCGCTCTTCCCTTGGTCAGGGGCGCTGCTCGCCGGAGTCGCCTTCGCGAAAGCTCCGGGCGTTTTGGCTGCGCTCGGGAGGTTTGAGCCGACGGGGGCCGGAAGCGCTTTCGCGAACGCCTCCGGTTGGCTTGGCCGTCACAGCCTGGCGATCTACCTGCTGCATCAGCCGCTGCTTTTCGGCGTCTTTCTGGGAATAGCGAAGCTCTCGACGCCGAGCGAGAACCCGTTCCCCAAAGACTTCCTGGCTGCCTGCGAAATGCGTTGCGAGGCGGACGGCGGTGCGATCGAGTTTTGCGAAGCGGCTTGCGGCTGCGTCGAAGCGCGGGCGCGCGACCTGCCCGGAGAGCCCGCGGAACGCGCTCTGAGGCTGCGAGCCCTGGCGGAGGACTGCGCGAAGCCCTGA
- the gap gene encoding type I glyceraldehyde-3-phosphate dehydrogenase, translating to MAVRLAINGFGRIGRNVLRYIVESGRADLEVVAINDLGPVETNAHLLRYDSVHGRFPQKVTVSGDTLDVGRGPIKVTAIKNPAELPYKELEIDIALECTGLFTAREKAKLLLDAGAKRVLVSAPGEGADLTVVYGVNHHKITKEHLVISNASCTTNCLAPVAKVLHDAIGIDKGIMTTIHSYTGDQPTLDTMHKDLYRARAAALSMIPTSTGAAKAVGLVLPELNGRLDGYAVRVPTPNVSLVDLKFVAKRATSKDEINAAIQAAADGPLKGVLDYTNDKLVSTDFNHCPASSTFHMDQTKVLDGTLVSVLSWYDNEWGFSARMTDVAAAIAKLI from the coding sequence ATGGCCGTGAGACTGGCGATCAACGGATTTGGCCGCATTGGACGCAACGTGCTGCGCTACATCGTGGAATCCGGCCGCGCCGATCTCGAGGTCGTCGCGATCAATGATCTCGGGCCGGTCGAGACCAATGCGCATCTCCTGCGCTACGACTCCGTGCACGGGCGTTTTCCGCAAAAGGTCACCGTCTCGGGCGATACGCTCGACGTCGGCCGTGGGCCGATCAAGGTCACGGCGATCAAGAACCCGGCGGAGCTTCCCTACAAGGAACTCGAGATCGATATCGCGCTCGAGTGCACGGGCCTCTTCACCGCGCGTGAGAAGGCGAAGCTCCTCCTCGACGCCGGCGCGAAGCGCGTGCTGGTCTCGGCGCCTGGCGAGGGCGCGGATCTGACGGTCGTCTATGGCGTCAATCATCACAAGATCACCAAGGAGCATCTCGTGATCTCCAACGCCTCCTGCACGACGAACTGCCTGGCGCCCGTCGCCAAGGTGCTGCATGACGCGATCGGCATCGACAAGGGGATCATGACGACGATCCACTCCTATACAGGCGACCAGCCGACGCTTGACACGATGCACAAGGACCTCTATCGCGCCCGCGCTGCGGCGCTGTCGATGATCCCGACCTCGACGGGCGCGGCGAAGGCCGTGGGCCTTGTGCTGCCGGAGCTGAATGGTCGTCTGGACGGCTATGCGGTGCGCGTGCCGACCCCGAATGTCTCACTCGTCGATCTGAAGTTCGTGGCGAAGCGCGCGACGAGCAAGGACGAGATCAATGCGGCGATCCAGGCCGCTGCGGACGGGCCGTTGAAGGGCGTGCTGGACTATACAAACGACAAGCTCGTCTCCACCGACTTCAACCACTGCCCGGCTTCCTCGACCTTTCACATGGACCAGACCAAGGTCCTCGACGGGACGCTCGTCTCGGTGCTGAGCTGGTACGACAATGAATGGGGCTTCTCGGCGCGCATGACGGACGTCGCTGCGGCGATCGCGAAGCTGATCTGA
- a CDS encoding phosphoglycerate kinase, whose translation MTSFKTLDHADLKGKRVLLRVDLNVPMEGGHITDATRIDRVLPTIKEIADKGGKVILLAHFGRPKGARNDEDTLKPVAAALAEHLRRPVAFADDCVGPPAQEAIAALKDGDVLLLENTRFHKGEEKNDPAFAEELANLGDLYVNDAFSAAHRAHASTEGLAHKLPAYAGRAMQAELEALEQALGAPQRPVMAIVGGAKISTKLDLLGNLVSKVDYLVIGGGMANTFLAAQGKAVGKSLCETSLLDTAREIMSKAKAAGCQIVLPEDVTVALTFKSHAPAHVVSADHVGPQEMILDVGPKAVAHVEGLLEKCKTLVWNGPFGAFELPPFDEGTSAVAQTAARLTVEGKLLSVAGGGDTVSALNQAHAAQQFTYVSTAGGAFLEWLEGKELPGVKALSA comes from the coding sequence ATGACCTCCTTCAAAACGCTCGATCACGCCGATCTCAAGGGCAAACGCGTCCTCCTCCGCGTCGATCTCAACGTGCCGATGGAGGGCGGCCACATCACCGACGCCACGCGCATCGACCGCGTGCTGCCGACGATCAAGGAGATCGCCGACAAGGGCGGGAAGGTCATCCTGCTCGCCCATTTCGGACGACCCAAAGGCGCAAGGAACGACGAGGATACGCTCAAGCCCGTCGCTGCGGCGCTGGCTGAGCATCTGCGTCGTCCCGTGGCCTTCGCCGACGACTGCGTGGGCCCGCCTGCGCAGGAGGCGATCGCCGCGCTGAAGGACGGCGACGTGTTGCTGCTCGAGAACACGCGCTTTCACAAGGGCGAGGAGAAGAACGACCCCGCCTTTGCGGAGGAGCTCGCGAATCTTGGCGATCTCTATGTGAACGATGCGTTTTCGGCGGCGCATCGCGCCCACGCCTCGACCGAGGGCCTCGCTCACAAGCTTCCGGCCTATGCCGGTCGCGCGATGCAGGCCGAGCTCGAGGCGCTCGAGCAGGCGCTCGGCGCGCCGCAGCGCCCCGTCATGGCGATCGTCGGCGGCGCGAAGATATCGACGAAGCTCGATCTCCTCGGCAATCTCGTGTCGAAGGTCGACTATCTCGTCATCGGCGGCGGCATGGCCAACACCTTTCTTGCCGCGCAGGGCAAGGCGGTCGGCAAGTCGCTCTGCGAGACGTCGCTGCTCGACACGGCGCGCGAGATCATGAGCAAGGCGAAGGCCGCCGGCTGCCAGATCGTGCTTCCCGAGGACGTGACCGTGGCGCTGACGTTCAAATCGCATGCGCCGGCGCATGTCGTCTCCGCCGACCATGTCGGCCCCCAGGAAATGATTCTTGACGTCGGACCGAAGGCGGTCGCCCATGTCGAAGGCCTGCTCGAAAAATGCAAGACTCTCGTGTGGAACGGCCCCTTCGGCGCCTTCGAGCTGCCGCCTTTCGACGAAGGGACGAGCGCCGTCGCACAAACGGCGGCGCGATTGACGGTTGAAGGCAAGCTCTTGTCGGTCGCAGGCGGCGGCGACACCGTCTCGGCGCTCAATCAGGCGCATGCTGCGCAACAATTTACTTATGTGTCGACGGCCGGCGGCGCTTTCCTCGAATGGCTCGAGGGCAAGGAGCTGCCGGGCGTCAAGGCGCTTTCGGCCTGA
- a CDS encoding multicopper oxidase domain-containing protein, protein MVANPVAQCRSAVLKFHFVNRLPKLDPVKVTHSACLEKSGSECRLRGLGFRVLEDNLPLGVAAPNPKINDQVMNDQNGVCSVEQWRDGSCASPPVVLDIAFSEIGECVYDCHILEHEDGGMMAKIKVVPSPQ, encoded by the coding sequence ATGGTGGCAAACCCTGTTGCTCAATGCCGCAGCGCTGTCCTGAAGTTTCATTTCGTCAATCGCCTGCCCAAGCTCGACCCGGTCAAGGTCACTCACTCCGCCTGCCTCGAAAAGTCCGGGAGCGAATGTCGGCTTCGGGGTCTTGGCTTCAGGGTCTTGGAGGACAATCTGCCCCTCGGCGTGGCGGCGCCCAATCCAAAGATCAACGATCAGGTCATGAACGATCAGAACGGCGTGTGCAGTGTCGAGCAATGGCGAGATGGCTCATGCGCCTCCCCGCCGGTCGTGCTCGACATCGCCTTTTCGGAAATCGGCGAGTGCGTCTACGACTGCCATATCCTCGAACACGAGGACGGCGGCATGATGGCCAAAATCAAGGTCGTGCCGTCGCCGCAATAG
- a CDS encoding TonB-dependent receptor, with product MTAGEQQNGAGGPRRDRAAPSLGKRLLLGGSLCVLALASDAALAQLALPDIHISKPKAKHVAARPAAPRQVAGSHGGRPDSTPRAATNPVPAPTAAANTGPTPFLAPGQQVGRGPSGVVGYSASGTSTATKTNTPIMDIPQSITIVTQQQLRDRDSVTLQEAVSYVPGVTVAGGEGNSDQVVIRGQTTTADFYKDGVRDDAEYLRDLYNIEAVEVLKGPSALTFGRGGAGGIVNRVTKKADGESIQELNLSGGSFGQKRVTMDWGGAVTEHFAARLNGMYEQSYGYRNFFGLERYGISPTFTWKQDENTLVWLTYEHYRDHRTADRGVNSTGLWSVFPGLPTDLMTNYAPGYPSPVPSWFFYGDANPSAAQVNYSKVDVNSVDLAGEHKTDFGLEIRDHILFANYQKRYQNTFTDEPVLLYEGGVNGITGYRHNTPRQNIINQLDFVYRFETTPEVKHTVAFGGEVGHQSSKSDRDFACFNFDCGTTEVDTFYLTPTIYNPVNYGNVAERRRSDLLTASGYVQDQIAITQYLDVIAGVRYDRFDLKFIGNDYANPNLAASGDMDEGSATIDGYIRTINNEWSPRVGVVVKPNPQLSLYGVYSRSFLPPSGDQFVLITPNLAALSPQGIENYEIGFKAEPQPNLFFTGALYLLNRSNQPLAVNSVNFVAGNTKTRGGEIGVVGQMTDKWRVSLGYAHQIGLITAIDGGAPYPNNPLQTDVGHKTPNVPLDTFSWWNKYDLSSFFDAGPGVLGVGLGLIYNAKFFPEIDNAIIVPGYARVDGALYVKLSEKVSAQLNVENLAGAHYYVAASADNNIMPGSPRRAIVTLRAKF from the coding sequence ATGACGGCAGGCGAGCAGCAAAACGGAGCAGGGGGCCCACGAAGAGATCGTGCTGCGCCCTCGCTGGGAAAGAGGCTTCTGCTTGGAGGAAGTCTTTGCGTTCTCGCGCTCGCGTCAGACGCTGCGCTGGCTCAGCTCGCGCTTCCCGACATTCACATCAGCAAGCCGAAAGCCAAACACGTCGCGGCGCGCCCTGCCGCGCCGCGCCAAGTTGCCGGGTCCCACGGCGGCCGGCCCGACTCGACGCCGCGAGCCGCGACCAACCCTGTTCCCGCGCCAACCGCTGCGGCCAACACGGGTCCGACGCCCTTCCTTGCCCCCGGTCAGCAAGTGGGACGTGGCCCGAGCGGCGTCGTCGGCTATTCGGCGAGCGGCACGTCGACCGCGACGAAGACCAACACGCCGATCATGGATATCCCGCAGTCCATCACGATCGTCACGCAGCAGCAGCTCAGGGATCGCGACAGCGTGACCTTGCAGGAGGCGGTTTCCTATGTGCCGGGCGTCACGGTCGCCGGCGGCGAGGGCAACAGTGACCAGGTCGTCATCCGCGGCCAGACGACGACGGCTGATTTCTATAAGGACGGCGTGCGCGACGACGCCGAATATCTGCGCGATCTTTACAACATCGAGGCGGTGGAGGTGCTCAAGGGGCCGAGCGCCCTCACCTTCGGCCGCGGCGGCGCGGGCGGCATCGTCAACCGCGTCACCAAGAAGGCGGACGGCGAATCCATTCAGGAGCTCAACCTGAGCGGCGGCAGCTTCGGTCAAAAACGCGTCACCATGGACTGGGGCGGCGCCGTCACCGAGCACTTCGCGGCGCGGCTCAACGGCATGTATGAGCAGTCCTACGGCTATCGCAATTTCTTCGGTCTCGAACGTTACGGAATCAGCCCCACCTTCACCTGGAAGCAAGACGAGAACACGCTCGTCTGGCTCACCTATGAGCATTACCGCGATCACCGGACGGCTGATCGCGGCGTCAACTCGACTGGCCTCTGGTCCGTTTTTCCGGGTCTGCCGACCGACCTGATGACGAATTATGCTCCTGGCTATCCCTCGCCGGTCCCGAGCTGGTTCTTCTATGGCGACGCCAACCCGAGCGCCGCGCAAGTCAATTATTCCAAGGTCGACGTGAACTCGGTCGATCTCGCGGGCGAGCACAAGACGGACTTCGGCCTCGAAATCCGCGACCACATCCTCTTCGCCAATTATCAAAAGCGCTATCAGAACACCTTCACCGACGAGCCCGTGCTGCTTTACGAAGGCGGGGTCAACGGCATCACCGGCTATCGGCATAACACCCCGCGTCAAAACATCATCAACCAGCTCGACTTCGTCTACAGGTTCGAGACGACGCCGGAGGTCAAGCACACGGTGGCTTTTGGCGGAGAGGTTGGACATCAGTCATCAAAAAGCGATCGCGACTTCGCCTGCTTCAATTTCGATTGCGGCACGACCGAGGTCGACACTTTCTATCTGACGCCGACCATCTACAATCCGGTCAACTACGGCAACGTCGCCGAGCGGCGCCGCTCCGATCTGCTCACCGCTTCGGGCTATGTCCAGGATCAGATCGCGATCACCCAATATTTGGATGTGATCGCCGGCGTGCGTTACGACCGCTTCGATCTGAAATTCATCGGCAATGATTACGCCAATCCAAACCTCGCGGCGAGCGGGGACATGGACGAAGGCTCGGCGACGATCGACGGCTACATTCGCACGATCAACAATGAGTGGTCGCCGCGCGTCGGCGTGGTGGTGAAGCCAAATCCGCAGCTCTCGCTGTACGGCGTCTATTCGCGCTCCTTCTTGCCGCCCTCGGGCGATCAATTCGTTCTGATCACGCCCAATCTCGCGGCGCTGTCGCCGCAGGGAATCGAGAATTACGAAATCGGCTTCAAGGCGGAGCCGCAGCCGAACCTTTTCTTCACCGGCGCTCTCTACCTTTTAAATCGCTCCAATCAGCCGCTGGCGGTGAACTCCGTCAATTTCGTCGCGGGGAACACGAAGACGAGAGGCGGCGAGATTGGCGTCGTCGGGCAGATGACCGACAAATGGCGCGTGTCTCTGGGATACGCTCATCAAATCGGGCTGATCACCGCCATTGACGGCGGCGCGCCCTATCCGAACAATCCGTTGCAGACGGACGTCGGCCACAAGACGCCCAATGTGCCGCTCGACACTTTTTCGTGGTGGAACAAATACGACCTGTCGTCGTTCTTCGACGCCGGTCCGGGCGTGCTGGGCGTCGGTCTTGGTCTGATCTACAACGCCAAATTTTTTCCCGAGATCGACAATGCGATCATCGTGCCCGGTTATGCCCGCGTGGACGGCGCGCTCTATGTCAAGTTGAGCGAGAAGGTCAGCGCCCAGCTCAACGTCGAGAATCTCGCCGGCGCCCATTATTACGTGGCGGCGAGCGCCGACAACAACATCATGCCGGGCTCGCCGCGCCGCGCCATTGTCACGCTGCGGGCGAAGTTTTGA
- the leuB gene encoding 3-isopropylmalate dehydrogenase, which translates to MSAFKLLLLPGDGIGPEIAAEAEKVIALLTRAGVAQFEIERGLVGGAAYDAHGVAISEDDMKRAHAADAVLLAAVGGPKWDGVPYDVRPEAGLLRLRKDLGLFANLRPAICYPALADASSLKREVVDGLDIMIVRELTGGVYFGEPKEIVDLGEGQKRAVDTQVYETFEIERIGRVAFELARKRGNKVTSSDKANVMKSGYLWREVVTALHKREYADVQLEHMLADALAMQLVRWPKQFDVVVTDNLFGDMLSDEASMLTGSLGMLPSASLGAPDEKGKRKAMYEPCHGSAPDIAGKGVANPIAMIGSVGMALRYSFDLPKAADAIEAAIGGVLAKGLRTADIKGNAPSSVSTSAMGDAIVAELAKALG; encoded by the coding sequence ATGTCCGCCTTCAAGCTGTTGCTTCTTCCTGGTGACGGGATCGGTCCCGAGATCGCGGCCGAGGCGGAAAAGGTCATCGCGCTTTTGACGAGGGCGGGCGTCGCCCAATTCGAGATCGAGAGAGGCCTCGTCGGGGGCGCGGCCTATGACGCTCATGGCGTCGCGATCAGCGAAGACGACATGAAGCGGGCGCATGCGGCCGACGCCGTGCTGCTCGCCGCCGTCGGCGGTCCCAAATGGGACGGCGTTCCCTATGACGTACGGCCCGAGGCCGGGCTGCTGCGGCTGAGGAAAGACCTGGGCCTCTTCGCCAATCTGCGCCCGGCGATCTGCTATCCGGCGCTCGCCGACGCCTCCTCGCTGAAGCGCGAGGTCGTCGACGGTCTCGACATCATGATCGTGCGCGAGCTGACGGGCGGCGTCTATTTCGGCGAGCCGAAGGAGATCGTCGATCTCGGCGAGGGGCAGAAGCGCGCCGTCGACACACAGGTGTACGAGACCTTCGAGATCGAGCGCATTGGCCGAGTCGCCTTCGAGCTTGCGAGAAAACGCGGCAATAAGGTCACATCGTCGGACAAAGCCAATGTGATGAAGTCGGGCTATCTATGGCGCGAGGTCGTCACCGCGTTGCACAAGCGCGAATATGCGGACGTGCAGCTCGAGCACATGCTCGCCGACGCGCTCGCCATGCAGCTCGTGCGCTGGCCGAAGCAGTTCGACGTCGTCGTGACCGACAATCTCTTCGGCGACATGCTCTCGGACGAAGCCTCGATGCTCACCGGCTCGCTCGGCATGCTGCCCTCCGCCTCGCTCGGCGCGCCTGACGAGAAGGGTAAACGCAAGGCGATGTACGAGCCTTGCCACGGCTCGGCGCCCGACATCGCCGGCAAGGGCGTCGCCAATCCGATCGCGATGATCGGCTCGGTCGGCATGGCGTTGCGTTATTCCTTCGATCTGCCCAAGGCCGCCGACGCCATCGAGGCGGCGATTGGCGGCGTGCTGGCGAAGGGGCTGCGCACCGCCGACATCAAGGGCAACGCGCCCTCGAGCGTCTCGACGAGCGCCATGGGCGACGCGATCGTCGCGGAGCTGGCGAAAGCGCTCGGATAG